The following is a genomic window from Mycolicibacterium sp. TY81.
AACCCAACTGGCAACCGAATTCGCCGACGACGACCGCACGGGTCGCCGGCCGATCAGCGATGTCGCGGCGTGGCTGAACGACGTGCACCCGATGGCGCGTGTGACCCTGCATGCACTCGGCGAGTTGCTTGCCGGCGTCTCCAACCTCGACAGGGCCGAGACCGCCGACCGGTTCACCGCCCGTGCGCTCGGGGTGAGCGACTGCGGTCAGCTGATCGATGAAACCCGCGATCTGAATCCCGTGGCCCGGTTGACCACGGCGTTGGCACTCGGTGAGTGGATCACTGAGCACGAGCAGGTGTGTCTGGTCGGCCCCGGCGAGTACTCGCATCCCCCGATGTGGACGCAAACCGAGATCGGCGAGCGGCAGTACCGCCACCCGCTGAGCCTGCGTGTGCACTTCCCCGCTGGGTCCCTGTTGCCCGAGGCCGGGTGCGTCATCAAGATCGAAACCCGCGAGTCGTTCAACCACTCGGCCGAGGTCAGCGTCTACGTGATGCCCGCACATCAGGCCGAGGCCCGCGTGCTGCTCGACAGGCTCGCAGAGCGTGCCAACGCGCTCAACCCGTACCGGGGCCGCGCGCTGCGCGCCACCAACGCGCATGGTCTGCAGCTCACGGTGATCGAGTTGCCGCCGGCTGTCAGCCGATCGAATGTGATTGTGCCCCAATCAGTGTGGACCGAAGTCGACCTCGGCATCGCGGCGGTTCGCGATCGCCACGGCCTGCTCAACGCCCACGGCTTGGGAGCCCGCCGCGGCGTGCTGTTGTGCGGTCCGCCCGGTACCGGGAAGTCGGCGGTGAGTGCTGTCGCGGCCAGTGAAGTCGTCGGCGATTTCACCGTGATCTATGTCGAGGCCCGCGCCGGAGCGGACCTGCTGACGGTCGTCGTCGAGGAGGCTCAGCGTCTGGGCGGCCCGGTGCTGCTGGTGCTCGAAGACGTCGACCTGTGGTGCCGGGATCGTTCCGTCGGCGGCGGCGGGTTGTCGGAGCTGCTGCAGGCGATGGATATTGCCCCCGACGCCCGCATCCTGACGCTGGCATCCACCAACGACGTCGCGACTCTGGACAAGGCGGCGATCCGCACCGGCCGGTTCGACTCGGTGGTCGAGGTCGGTTACCCCGACCGCGTCGGTGCGGCCCGCATCCTGTCGGTGCTGCTCGGCGACCTGCCCGGAGGGGCGGACGTCAACACGGCCGCGGTGGCCGCGGCCCTGCCCGAGCACACCAGCGGCAGCGACATCCGCGAGATCGTCCGCCGTGCTCTGCTCGCCGGTAACGGCGAAGCCATCAGCACGGCGGCGCTGCTCGCCGAGTTGGGCACCGGTCGCTACCGCGCCGAGCCGCCGGAAGGCATGTATCTGTAGGACGACGGAACCAACGTCCCGTAACCCTCAGGCGCCGTCACCGGACGACGTGAGCCTGTCCAGCACGTCCAGCGCCTCGCGACACCAGTCGACCCAGGCTTGCTCGGTCCGCAGGCCCGCCTTCAACACCAGGTGCCGCAACACGTCGGCGTCGGCGACCGGGGCCGCGAAATCTCGGGCATCGATCTCGCGGTAGTTGGCCAACATCGCTTCATGCGCGGCGAGGTGGTGCGCGATCACGGCGCGCACGGCCCCGGTCTCGCCGAGCGCCGCGGCGGCACGCACCCGCACGGCGATGGACATCCGCTCCGGCGCGGGATCATCGATGCCACAGAGCCATTCGCCCAGCGCCGCCCGTCCCGCGGGCGTGATGCTGAAGCGCTTGGGCTGACCGCGCTCAGGGCGATCAGGCGTCGAGGCCTCGGCCAGCCCGGAGGTCTTGAGCTTGTCGAGCTCCCGGTAGATCTGCTGGTGCGTCGCCGGCCAGAAGTAGCCGAATGCCCGATCAAACCGGCGGGTGAGTTCGATACCCGTCGATGCCCGCTCCGTGAGCGCGGTCAGGATGGCGAATTGCAGCGACATGGCGTGATCGTAAGTCCCGTGCGGTTTCCGCCGGCGCAGCGCGGCGGCAGCAGTCCTGTCACGACGGTTATCCAATCTGTTGCATAAAAGCGCGCCGGAAGCCGGGACCGGCGGTCGGCGCTTCCCTGATACGACTGATTTCCAACATGTTCGAATCAGCGGGCAACGCGAGAACATCCACCCGCCGCCGATTATGCCACTAGTTGCATAACCACTCCAGCGCCACTAGAGTCCCGTCCAAACCCGGTCTCCGATTCGAAGGGCTATCACCACCATGGGTCTGCCTCCCGTCCTCGCACAGCGCCTGTCCCTGCCGGTGGTCGCGTCACCGTTGTTCCTGTGCTCGGGGCCCGACCTGGTGAAGGCGGAGTGCCAGGCCGGCGTCATCGGCTCGTTCCCCGCGCTCAACGCCCGGCCGTCCAGCCTGCTCGGCGATTGGCTGGATGAGATCCAGGAGTCGAACGCCGCCTACGCCCTCGCGAATCCCGACGCCATCGTCGCGCCGTTCGCCGTCAACCAGATCGTGCATCGCTCCAACGACCGCCTCGAGCACGACATGAGCGTCATCGTCGAGCACAAGGTCCCGATCGTGATCACCTCGCTCGGGGCGCGTCCCGAGATCAACGATGCGGTGCACTCTTACGGCGGCATCGTCCTGCACGACATCATCAACAACGAGTTTGCGCACAAGGCCATCGACAAGGGTGCCGACGGCATCATCGCCGTCGCAGCCGGCGCCGGTGGCCACGCCGGTACCCAGTCCCCGTTCGCGCTGGTCCGCGAGATCCGCGAGTGGTTCGACGGTCCACTGCTGCTGTCGGGCGCCATCGCCCACGGCCGGTCCATCCTGGCCGCACTCGCCGCGGGCGCCGACTTCGCCTATGTCGGTTCGGCATTCCTCTCCACCGACGAAGCCAACGCGGTGCCCGAGTACAAGCAGATGATCGTCGACTCCACGGCATCCGAGATCGTCTACAGCAACCTGTTCACCGGCGTGCACGGCAACTACCTGCGCGGCAGCATCGTCGCCCAGGGTCTCGACCCGGACAACCTGCCCGAATCCGACGCCTCGGCAATGAATTTCGGCTCGGGCGGGAACACCGACGCCAAGGCGTGGAAGGACATCTGGGGTGCCGGTCAGGGCGTGGGCAGCATCAAGGAACGCCTGACCGTCGCGCAA
Proteins encoded in this region:
- a CDS encoding AAA family ATPase, with protein sequence MTLTNDEITQLATEFADDDRTGRRPISDVAAWLNDVHPMARVTLHALGELLAGVSNLDRAETADRFTARALGVSDCGQLIDETRDLNPVARLTTALALGEWITEHEQVCLVGPGEYSHPPMWTQTEIGERQYRHPLSLRVHFPAGSLLPEAGCVIKIETRESFNHSAEVSVYVMPAHQAEARVLLDRLAERANALNPYRGRALRATNAHGLQLTVIELPPAVSRSNVIVPQSVWTEVDLGIAAVRDRHGLLNAHGLGARRGVLLCGPPGTGKSAVSAVAASEVVGDFTVIYVEARAGADLLTVVVEEAQRLGGPVLLVLEDVDLWCRDRSVGGGGLSELLQAMDIAPDARILTLASTNDVATLDKAAIRTGRFDSVVEVGYPDRVGAARILSVLLGDLPGGADVNTAAVAAALPEHTSGSDIREIVRRALLAGNGEAISTAALLAELGTGRYRAEPPEGMYL
- a CDS encoding PadR family transcriptional regulator, with the translated sequence MSLQFAILTALTERASTGIELTRRFDRAFGYFWPATHQQIYRELDKLKTSGLAEASTPDRPERGQPKRFSITPAGRAALGEWLCGIDDPAPERMSIAVRVRAAAALGETGAVRAVIAHHLAAHEAMLANYREIDARDFAAPVADADVLRHLVLKAGLRTEQAWVDWCREALDVLDRLTSSGDGA
- a CDS encoding nitronate monooxygenase family protein, yielding MGLPPVLAQRLSLPVVASPLFLCSGPDLVKAECQAGVIGSFPALNARPSSLLGDWLDEIQESNAAYALANPDAIVAPFAVNQIVHRSNDRLEHDMSVIVEHKVPIVITSLGARPEINDAVHSYGGIVLHDIINNEFAHKAIDKGADGIIAVAAGAGGHAGTQSPFALVREIREWFDGPLLLSGAIAHGRSILAALAAGADFAYVGSAFLSTDEANAVPEYKQMIVDSTASEIVYSNLFTGVHGNYLRGSIVAQGLDPDNLPESDASAMNFGSGGNTDAKAWKDIWGAGQGVGSIKERLTVAQLVETLKTQYVEARQDLLSRVLDDEVLEPAH